The window GGGCGCCCGGCTGGCGCCGGAGCACCGCTACGTGCGCGTGCTGAACGGGTTCGCGAGCCCGCTCGATCCGACCGCCCTCGCCCTCCTCGACCGGGACCGGGAGGTCGCCGGCGTCTACCCCGTGCGAGTCGCCTACCCGGCTCAGGTCGAGCGCGGTCCGGCCGCGCCCGCCGTCGTCCCCGGGCTCGAGGTTCCGGGGCTGGACGGGAGCGGCGTGACGGTCGCGCTCCTCGACACGGGCGTCGACCCCTCGCATCCGTACCTGCGCCGCAGCGTGCTCGCCGGCCTCGACGTCATCTCGCCGGGGAGCGGCGGGATCGCGCAGCCGCACCCGCTCGTCCCTGGGCGTCCGGAGCGCCACGGCACGGAGCTGGCCGGGATCGTGACGGGAGCGGAGGGCCCGGGCGGCCTGCACGGGATCGCTCCCGGCGCCTCCATCCTCCCCATCCGGGTCGCCGGGTGGCAGCCCGACGCCGAGGGGGGCTACGCCGTCTACTCGCGCACCGACCAGATCCTGGCGGGCCTCGAGGCGGCGGTCGATCCGAACGGCGACGGGGACGTGCACGACGCTGCACGGATCGCCCTCGTGGGGGTGGTCGAGCCCTACGCGTCCTTCCCGGACGGGCCGCTCGCGCGCGCGATCGCGGGAGCGACCGCGCTCGACGTGCTCGTGGTCGTCCCGGCCGGGAACGACGGGCGGGCGGGGCCGAGCTACGGCAGCATCGGCGGGCCCGGGGGCGCCCCCGACGCGCTGACCGTGGGCGCCGCCGACGGGCGCCTGGTCGCCCCGACCGTCCGCCTGCACGTGCGAGCGGGGCTGCGGGTGTTGTTCGAGGGGGTGATGCCGCAGGGGGGCGCGCCCACCCACCTCGTCACCGCGGGGGTTGCGGCCGTCCCCCGTGCTGTGGCCGCGGCCGGGATCGGAGGGCTCTTCCGGGAAGGGTTGAGCACCGTCGCGGGCCGGGCGGCTCTCCTCCCCCGCGGGGTGCTCTCGGAGGAGACGGTGGAGGAGGCGGTCGCGGCCGGCGCGCTGGCGGTGCTCGTCGACGGGCTCCTGCCCGCCGGCGCCTTCAGCCTCGACGTGCCGCCGGGTGTGCCCGTGATCGGGCTGCCCGGAGAGCTGGCCAGCACGATCCGCGCCCACCTCGCCGCCGGCGTCCCCGTGACCGCGGCGATCGGAGCCAGCGCCGTCCACCCGAACGAGGCCGGCGGCGCGGTCGCGGCCTTCTCCTCCAGCGGGCTCGCCTTCGGAGGGCAGGTCAAGCCCGACCTCGTCGCCGCCGGCGTCGCCGTGCCGACCTCGGAGCCTAGCCGCGGCGACGACGGTCAGGTGCGGTTCGGCACGGTCAGCGGGACGAGCGCGGCCGCCGCCGTCGCGGCCGGGGCGGCGGCGGTCCTCGCCCAGGGGCGACCCACCCTCGACGCGGTCGCGCTGCGCGCGCTGCTCGTCGGCGCCGCGCAACGCCGCGACCTCGACGCGGCCGCATCGGGCGCAGGCCTGCTCGACCTCCGCGCGGCGGTGCAGCAGGAGCTGGCCGCGGAGCCCGCGACGATCTCCTTCGGCGCCGCCGGTGGCGCCGTTCGCGAGCGCAGGCTCCGCCTGCGAAACGTCTCCACGCGTCCGCTCGTGGTCACGATCGAGACCTCCGCGCTCGCGCCGAAGGGAGTCGAGGTCACCGCCGACCCGGGCCGGATCCGGATCCGTCCCGGCCGTGCGGTGGAGGTCGTCCTCGCCGCCGACACCACCGACCTCTCCCCGCAAGCGGGCGCGGCCACGGGGGAGCTCGTGCTGCGGGCCGAGGGGGCGCCGGACGTGCACGTCCCCTGGGCGGTGGCCGTGCCGGCCCGGGAGACCGACCTGCTCGCGGACGTCTCGCTCCGCACGACCGGCTCTCGGGTGACGGAGGCAGAGCCGGCCGTGCTCGAGCTGGTCGCGGGCGCGGTGACGGCGGCCCCCCAACCCGAGCTGCGGCCTGTGGCGCTCCTCGAGGTGCAGCTCCTCCGCGACGGAGAGCCGGTCGGCGTGCTCGCGCGCCGGCGCGAGCTCCTGCCCGGGCGCTACACGTTCGCGCTCACCGGCCGGGGCCCGAGCGGAGAGCGGCTCCGGGGCGGAGGCTGGGAGGTCCGCGTCGTCGCCTTCCCCGGGGACGGCACCCGGCGCCAGGTCGCGCGCGTCCCCTACCACCTCCGCTGAGCGCCAGAGCCGGGCATATACTCGCGACCGTCTAGACGAGACAGGAGGACCGTCGATGTCTCAAGCCGCGGCGACGTCCCATCTCCGCGAGAACCCGTTCGAGCTGGCGACGGCGCAGCTGCGGAAGGTGGGCGAGCTCTTCGCCCTCGATCCGAACCTGATCCGCGTCCTCTCCCAGTGCAAGAAGGCGGTCGAGGTCTCGATCCCCGTCCAGATGGACGACGGGTCGATCGAGGTCTTCCTCGGCTATCGGGTCACCCACAACATCGCCCGCGGGCCCTCGAAAGGGGGCATCCGCTACCACCCCGACGTGACCCTGGACGAGGTCAAGGCGCTGGCGATGTGGATGACCTGGAAGTGCGCCGTGGTCAATCTGCCCTACGGGGGAGCGAAGGGCGGCGTCATCGTCGACCCGCGCTCGCTGTCAGATGGCGAGCTGGAAAGATTAACGCGACGCTACGCTTCCGAGATCAGCATCATCATCAGCCCGGAAATGGACGTCCCGGCGCCGGACCTCGGCACGGACCCGCGCGTGATGGCGTGGATCATGGACACCTACAGCATGCACCATGGCCATTCGACGCCGGGCGTCGTCACCGGAAAGCCCGTCGTCATCGGCGGCAGCCGCGGCCGCTATGAGGCGACGGGGCGGGGCGTGCTCTTCATCACTCAGGAGGCGTGCAAACGGCGCGGGATACCGCTCGAAGGCCAGACGGTCGCTATCCAGGGGTTTGGCAATGTGGGAGGCGTCGCCGCGAGGCTGCTGGCGCAGGCCGGCGCCCGCATCGTCGCCGTGAGTGACTCGCGGGGCGGCATCTACAAGCCCGAGGGGCTGGACGTCGAGTCCCTGTACGCTCACCGCCTCGCCGGCGGCCAGCTGGGCGAACACCCCGGCGCCGACCACAACCACATCACAAACGCCGAGCTGCTAGAGCTGCCGGTCGACATCCTCATCCCCGCGGCCCTCGAGGGCCAGGTGACGGAGCTCAATGCCGGCAAGGTGCAGGCGAAGATGATCGTCGAGGCTGCTAACGGGCCGGTGACACCGCGGGCGGACGAGATCCTCTCCGCCCGCGGCATCTACGTCGTGCCGGACATCGTGGCTAACGCCGGAGGGGTCGTCGTCTCTTACTTCGAGTGGGTGCAGGACCTGCAGTCCTTCTTCTGGGAGGAGTCGGAGGTCAACACCCGCCTTCAGCGCATCATGGTCAACGCGTTCAACGAGGTGTCGACCCTCGCCCACGCCCGGAGTCTTCGTCTGCGAGAAGCGGCCTACGTGGTGGCGGTGCAGCGCGTGGTCGACGCCATTACCGCGCGCGGCATTTACCCCTGAGCCCCTTCGCCCAGCGCTCCAGGCGCCCTTGAGCCGTTAGCCGGCCGCAACCAGCGGCTGAGCCTCCCGCCTGACCGCGCAGCCCGGCCCGGGGCCGGCTCCCGCCCCTCCGCCAGGGCATCCCGGAGCAGCTGACGGCGGCGCGCCATGCGCCGGTCGAGCTCCCGCTCCACGTCCCGCACCATCATCTCCTCGATCAGGTTGAACATCGGGGTCTCCTTAACCACTAAAGCGCTGTCAATGGTTAGACTCTACCAGCCTCCCGACTAACTGACAATAGTTTTTGGATGGTTATCATTGCCATTTTTTCGCCGCCGCTCGCATGATCCACGGAAGCTGAAGCAGGAGGTGCACCGATGCCGGAAGGGAGGCTGGGTATCGGCTTCGCCGGAGCGGGCTTCGCGGCGCGCTTCCATATCCAGAGCCTCGTGGGCGTGCGCGACGCCGACGTGGCCGCCGTCGCCGCGCCGACCCGCGAGCACGCCGAGGAGGCGGCCGCGCTGGCCCGTGGCCTCGGCGTCGGCGAGCCTGCTGTCTACGCGAGCGCGGGGGAGATGGCGAAGGACCCTCGCGTCGACGCCATCTGGATCTGCGTCCCGAACGACCTGCGGCTGGCCGTCGTCGAGGAAGTGCTCGATGCCGTGAAAGGCGGGGCCTCGCTGGTTGGGCTGGCGTGCGAAAAGCCGCTGGCCCGCAACGTCGCGGAAGCGCGGCGGATGGTCGAGTTGATCCAGGCCAGCGGCCTCCTGCACGGCTACCTGGAGAACCAGGTGTTCGCGCCCAGCCTTACGCGGGGCAAGGAGATCATCTGGCGGCGGGCTGCCGCTATCGCCGGCAGGCCTTACCTGGCGCGAGCGTCCGAGGAACACAGCGGCCCGCACATGCCCTGGTTCTGGTCCGGCGTCCGGCAGGGCGGCGGCGTCCTCAACGACATGCTCTGCCATTCCTTCGAGGCCGCGCGCTTTCTCCTCACCGAGCCAGGACGGGCGCGCTCCAGCGTCGAAGTGCAGGAAGTCAGCGCCCAGATTGCGTCCCTGAAGTGGACCCGTCCCGACTACCAGCGCCAGCTGCGCGACGCGACAGGCGTCGATTACGGCACGGCCGCGGCGGAGGACTTCGCCCGCGCGACGGTGAAGGTCTCGGCGGACGGGCAGCCGGCAATCATCGAGGCGACAACTTCCTGGAACTTCGTCGGCCCCGGCCTGCGCCTGCGCATGGAGCTATTCGGGCCGGAGTACTCGATGCAGGTGGACACGCTGCATTCCGACCTCTCCGTCTTCCTCTCGCGGCGGATCAGCGGCGCCGAGGGCGAGGACCTGGTCGAGAAGCAGAACGCGGAGCAGGGCCTCATGCCCGTGATCGCTGACGAGGCGGCGGCCTACGGCTATACGGCAGAGAACCGGCACATGGTCGAACGCTTTCTGGCCGGGCGCCAACCGGACGAGACCTGGGAGGACGGGCTCGAGGTCACGCGCGTGCTGATGGCGTGCTACCTTTCGGCCGAGCGCGGGGCGACCGTCCGTTTCCCGGCCGCAGAGCTGGAGACATTCGTGCCGGCCGTGGCGCAGGGGACCTGGCGGCCGTAGGAGCGGCGCCGGGTAGTGCAGGAGGAGTGCGGGATGGTAGACGAAAAGTTGAACCAGAAAGTCCGCGAGCTGCTGGAAGGCCAGGTGAAGAGCGGGAGGCAGATCGGCACGCAGGTCGCAGCCTACCGATACGGCAAGCTGTTGGTCGACGCCTGGGCGGGTACGATGGGCCCCCGGGACCCGCGCCCCGTCCAGGCTGACACGCTCTTCCCCAGCTTCTCGACGACGAAAGGGGTTGCGGCTACCGCGCTGCACGTCCTTGCCGACCGTGGCGTGATCGACTACGAGGCGCCGGTGGCGAAGTACTGGCCGGCCTTCGCTCAGAACGGCAAGGAGCGCATCACGGTCAGCCAGGCGATGAGCCACCAGGCCGGCCTGCACGCGATGCCGAGGCCTATGCGAGCCGACTTCGTTTGCGACTGGAGCGCAGGGCTGCGCTGGATGGAGGAGAGCGCGCCGGCCTGGGAGCCGGGGACGGCCACGGGCTACCACGCGATCACCTGGGCCTGGATCGCCGGCGGCATCATCCAGTACGCCTCCGGCCGCCACGTGAGCGAGGTGGTCGAAGAAGAGATCGCGAGGCCCCTGGGAGTCAGCGGTGACATGTACATCGGCGTCCCGGCCGGCGTGGAGCCGAGGCTGGCCAGCCTGCTCGAAGCAGGGCCGGTGGTCGAGGCGGCGGCGGCCCAGCGAGCGGGTGTCACGCCCGACAGCGACTTCGCACGGGCCATGCCAACGGACCACGACTTCAGCTGGAACGATATGCGCCTTCGCCAGGCCTGCGTGCCCTCGGCCAACGGTCACTTCACGGCCCGCGCCCTGGCCCGCATGTACGGCGCCCTGGCCAACGGCGGCGAGATCGACGGCGTGCGCCTCGTGACGCCGGAGCGGGTCCGGGAGATGCAGCGCATCGTTACCAACGCCCCGGACCGCGTCCTGCTGGGCTGGCCGCTGCGCAAGGGCATCGGCTATTTCATGGGCGGCAAGACGAACGGAGTGCACGGCGCCATGGGCCCGCGCGAGACCGCCTTCGGCCATCCGGGCGCCGGAGGTTCCGTAGCCTTCGCCGACCCCGAGGTCGGGCTCTCGATCGCCGTGACCATTAACCGCATGTACCAGGAAATGGTGGACCCTGGCCCTGACCCGGCGTTCGAGGTCTGTGAGCTGATCCGAAATGAACTCGGGGTGAACGGTTGAGCGCCCGCGGTGATTAAGCGTCCAGGCGGACGGCCCGCCCGATGCGGGAAGATTCGTAGCACGCATCCAGGACGCGCTGGACGTTGAGTGTCTCTTCGGGGAGCACTCGCAGGTGCTCCTTGCCCTCGACGACCGCCAGGAAGTGCGCGACCGCTTCTTCCCAACCAGACGAGCGCGGGACGTCTAGCGGCTCGTCCACCTTTTCGCCCTTGTCCCACCTGTAGACCATGCGCGCTTCGTTGTCCGCGCCGGCATGGGTACCGAGGATGTGGATGTACTCGCGCTCGCGCTCGATATGCGAGGCCCACGAAGCCTGCACCGTCATGGTCGCGCCGTCCTCGAAGCGCACGAAGGCCGCCCCGAAGTCATCGACGTCGAACGCGGCCGGGTCCCAGGCGTTGCGGCGGGCCGCGGCAACCTCCGGGCGGTTGCCGAAGAAGGTGCCGACCTGGGCCATCACCTCTACCGGCCGCGGCCGGCCCATGAACCACATGGCGCAGTCGATCACGTGCACGCCGATGTCGAGCATCGCGCCGCCGTGGGAGAAGCGCCGTTGCGTGAAAGAGCCCCAGGTCGGGATGCCGAGGCGCCGGATGTAGACCGCGTTCGCGTGGTACACGCGGCCGAACTCGCCCGCGGCGATGCGCTCCTTGATCGCGACGTTCACCGGCCGGAAGCGCAGGTTCTGCTCCACCATCAGGTAGGAGCCTGCCCTGGCCGCGGCCTCGAACATGGCTTCCGCCTCGGCGAGCGAGGTCGCGAGCGGCTTTTCGCAGAGGACGTGCGCCCCGGCAGCCAGCGCCTCCATCACGACCTCGCGATGGAAGACGTTGGGGACGCAGACGCTGACGACCTCTGGCTTCTCGCGCGCCAGCATCTCGCGCCAGTCGGTATAGGCGCGCTCGACCCCGTATTCGGCGCCGACCTTCGCGGCCAGCCCGGGGACGATGTCGGCCAGGCCGACCAGGCGGGCGCCCGCCTTGCGGTACCCGGGCAGGTGTCCGTGGGTGGCGATCCACCCCGCGCCGACCACGGCGACCTTCGGGCCTCCGCCCGCCACCTAGAGGAGCCTTTCGAGGAGGGCCTTCGCGGCCAGGATGCCTTCCCGCTCCGGCAGCCGCTGGCCCTCATATTCGATGCCGACGAAGCCCTGATAGCCGGCTTCTTTCACGATCCCGATCATCCGGGCGAAGTCGATGCGGGTCTCGTTCCCGGCTTCGTCGAAGTCATAGCATTTGGCGCTGACCGCCTTTGCGTAAGGCATCATCTTGCGCACGGCCTCGTAGCGGTCGGTCTGGGGCGGGAAGTTGCCGAAGTCCGGGAGGGAGCCGAAGTTCTGCCTTCCGACCGTCTGGAACAGCGAGGCCAGCCAGTCCGGCTCGGCGAAGCAGCCATAGTGGCCCGCCTGGCTGTGGTTCTCGATGAGCACGTTGATACCGGCCGCGCTCGCGTATTCGGTCAGGGCCGAGAAGCTCTCGGTCGCGCGCTCCAGCATTGCCGCCGGGTCGGAGTCGTCGCCGTGGACGTTGCAGCGGATCGAGTGACAACCGAGCACTTCGGCGATGTCGACCCACTTGTGATGGTTCTTCACTGCCTGCCGGCGTTCGGCTGCGTCGGCGGCGGCCAGCTCGCCCTCGCCGTCGCACATGATCAGGAGGAGTCGCAGGTCAAGCTCATCGGCGAGCTTGCGCACCCGCTGCAGGTAGCGGTATTGCGGCGAAGGAAAAAACGTGTTCACGAACTCGAAGCCGCGGATGCCAAGGTCCGCGCACATCTGCAGCATCCCGAGCTGGTCGATTTCCTTGGCGAAGAAGAGCCGGTGCATGGACCAGGCGGCGAGAGACACCTGGAGAGTGGAGGGCTGGCTGTCAGGCGCCATCGCGCTAGTTTAGCGTCCGCCCGCTCGTAGCGGGGCAACGCTCACCTCGCGGAAGCGGACCACGGACGCGGCGTCGTGGTTCTGCAGGCCGATGTACCCTCGCGCCGGGCGTGGGCCGCGCTCCGGCTCGTAGTCCCGTTGGCGTGGCGGCACCGGCTGGGAGGGGTCGAAGTCCGTGAGGAGGACGCCGTTGAGTGTCACGCGGACGCGCTCGCCGTCGAGGTCAATGTCCATCGTGTTCCACTCGCCCGGGGGCCTGTCCGGCTCCAGCGAGGTGCGTGTCATGGAGTAGATGACGCCAGTGCGGTGCCATTCGTCCTGGCCGGCGTTGATCTGCACCTCATAGCCGTTGTGCACGGCGAACCAGGGATCCGGCGGCGGCGCGGCGATGCGGATGAAAATCCCGGAATTGTCCTCGCGACGCGTGGTCCGGTACACGACGCGCAGCGTGCAGTCGCCGAAGGTCTCGCGCGTGTACCAGAGGAGCCCCATCCCGCCCTCGGTCTGGAGGCAGCCGTCCACAACCGTGAAGCCGCCCGGCCCCACGTGCTCCCAGCCGTCGAGGTCCCGGCCGTTGAAGAGCTGACGTCGATCAGACTGCGCGGTCACTCCGGGATTGTACGCCACAGCAGGACTTCGACCTGGGACCCGACTGGCAGGAAGTGGCCACGTCAGCGGGTGCTAGACTGTGTGACTCCCCGGTACGGAAAGACGTTTGACGCAGAGGAGGACGCATGACCAGGCTGAACCCGTACTTGAACTTCCCCGGCAACGCGGAAGAAGCGTTCAACTTCTACAAGTCGGTCTTTGGCGGCGAATTCAGCGCGCTCGTCCGGTTCAAGGACATGCCGATGGAGGGCGCGAGCGTCTCCCCGGCTGACGAGAACAAGATCCTGCACATAGGCCTGCCGATCGGGGACAACGTCCTGATGGCGTCGGACGCTCCCGAGGGCATGGGGCCAAAGGTCAACTTTGGCAACCACGCCTACATTTCCGTCCACCCCGACAGCAGGGCCGAGGCAGACCGCATCTTCAACGCCCTCTCCGCCGGTGGCGAAATCGAGATGCCCATCGGCGACCAGGCCTGGGGCGACTACTACGGCAGCTTCAAAGACAGATTTGGCGTGCAGTGGATGGTGAACTACTCGCCAGCCGCCGCCTCCTGACCGCGAGCTCCCCCGGACGCCAGTTGTCCCCGGCCGCGCTGACTACTGCCGCCGCAGCAACGGGAGCACCATCTGGCCCAGGCGCCTGTAGGACGCCAGGACCAGGGCCTGGTCGAGGACGATGTGGCGCACGAGCACATGCTCGAAGCCCATCTCGGCGAGGCCGGCGAACTCCTCGGCGACGCGCTGGGCCCCGCCGATCACGAGCGTCTCTGGACTGAAGCCGCGGTAGCCGCGCTCGAGGACGGGCCGTGTCGCTGCCTCGGCGTCGGCGTCGGTCTCGCCCACGTAGATGTCGCGGCGGATGGCGAGGTGGGGCTCGCGGCCGGCCGCTGCCGCTGCCTGGCGGTAGATATCGGCCTCCACCTGTAGCCTCTCACCGAACACCGACGGCGCGGCGAGCCAGGCGTCTCCCATGCGACCGGCGCGTTCGAGCGCCGGCCTGGCGCTGGCGCCGACCCAGATCGGGACAGGCTGCGGTGGCAGCGGCGAGATGGCGGCGTCGGTGAGCGTGTGATAGCGGCCCTCGAACGTCAGGCGCTCGCCGTCCAGCAGCCGGCGCAGGATCGTGAGGTGCTCTTCCATGCGGCTGGGCCGGGTCTTCAGGGGCACAGCGAAGGGCGAGAACTGCTCCTCGCCCTCACCCGCCGCGACGATGACCACGAAGGGGCCCTGGGCCAGCGCCGCCAGCGTGCCGACCTGCTCGGCGAGGAGGTAGGGCTGGTAAAGGGGCAGGAGGAAGAGAGCGCCCGTGACCATGTCGCCCGTCTCGGCCATCAGTCGCCCAATCGTCGGGATGCCCTGGAAGTAGTGCCCGGGCGTGTTGTGGTGGTCACCGACGAAAAGGGAGTCGAGCCCTGCTTCGCGCACCGCGCGCGCCCGCTCCACCAGCATGCGTCCGGCTTCCCGCGCGGGGATCGAGCGCGGGAGAGCGGTGGTGAGCGAGACGCCGACCTTGAGGGCGGAGGGCTGCACGGGTCGCATTATAGGGGCCGGCCGCGGACGGTCTATGAGGCTGGTTGACATCGCGCGCCTTGCTCCTAACATGGCGGCACAGCTTGCCGGGGTCCGGCCAGCTGCGGAGGTAAGGAATGGGCTTCCTGGGCAGGCTATTTGGCGGCGAGAAGAGGGCAGCGGCGGAGCGAGGCCCGCCGGCGCCGGCCACGCCGCTAGTGTCCGGCAACCGTTACTGGCGTTGTCCCGCCTGTGGCGGCGTGCAGGGCAAGAAGGAACTGGACGTGACGGTCATGACTGGCTCGCCGGTGCCCGCGGGCCTAGTGGCCTGCTCGAAGTGCGGCCGCGAGCACGATGCCATCCAGGTCTATGGCGGCGCCTTCGACTTCACGGGCGAGGCCGAGGTGCTCTCGCGGGTCCAGGTCGCTCGACGCTACCTCGAGGGGGAGATGGCCCAGGACGCCGCGGCGGTCGAGGCGCTCCTCGCCCCGGACGCAGTCCATGTCTCCATGCGCGGCGAAACAGCCGGGGCGAAGGCGATCGCCGACCGCCTGCGCAACCCCCAAGGCCCGGGGGCCGGCATCATGGGGCGCCTGCAGTGGAGCGCGCCCCAGGAGGTCGAAGGCAAGGTCAGGTTCGAGGGCAAGCCGTCGATGCCCAGCGCGCCCTTGCCTGGCATCACCATGACTCTTTCCTTCAACGAGGCCAACAAGATCACCCGCATAGAGATGGCCCGGCGCGAGGCGTGACTCCGGCCGCGGCCACCGCGGCGTGCTAGGCTGGTTACACCATGCAGAAGCACAAAGGACTGCGCCTCAGCCTGATCGGCGCGCTGGTCTTCCTTATCAGCATCTCCTTGCTGCTCGTCCTGCCGGACCTGGTGCCGGCCGTGGGGATGCTGCTCGGGGGCGCCCTGGTCTGGGGCGGCCTGATATGGACCCTCTTCGGTTACTACACCTCGCCCGAAGGCCCGCTGCCCGGCCCCTGAGCCTCAGTTGAGGCTGAAGGGTGGGTACCTGTCCGTCAGCGCGTAGATGTAGCCATTCAGGCGGGTGCTCCAGCGGAGTACGCCGGCGAGGTAGTTGTGCATGCCAGCGGGAAACTGGCCGGTGAACAGCACGGCGAACTGGGCGACGAACAGGACGACGAAACCGATGAGCGCCAGGGCGGCGAGCACAAACAGGTGCGGAATCAGGAGCAACTCCTTGATGTACAGGCCGAATAACGGGAAGTTCAGGATGCGGTTGGACTTGTCGGTGTAGTCGGCCTCGTAGACCACCGGATAACCGGCCTGCTCGGTGCTGAACGGCGGGTAAGCATCCGCCAGACCAAAGAAGTAGGCTCCGACGCTTGTGCTCCAGCGCTGCCAGCCAGCGACGAATCTGAACATGCCTGCCGGAAAGCGTCCCGTGAACAGAATGGCGAAGGTCGCGATGAAGTAGACGATGACGGCGACCAGGCCTACTAAGGCGATGACAATCATGTGGGGGATCATCAGGATGTAGCGGATGAACGTCCCGATGAACAACGGGAAGTTCAGAAGGCGTGATGATTTCTCCGGCAAGGCTACCGTCACCCTTATCGGGTAGGCC of the Dehalococcoidia bacterium genome contains:
- a CDS encoding DUF4389 domain-containing protein is translated as MTSEPASAAAASVQAPQAYPIRVTVALPEKSSRLLNFPLFIGTFIRYILMIPHMIVIALVGLVAVIVYFIATFAILFTGRFPAGMFRFVAGWQRWSTSVGAYFFGLADAYPPFSTEQAGYPVVYEADYTDKSNRILNFPLFGLYIKELLLIPHLFVLAALALIGFVVLFVAQFAVLFTGQFPAGMHNYLAGVLRWSTRLNGYIYALTDRYPPFSLN